Sequence from the Ignavibacteria bacterium genome:
CTGAAAAGAGGATGTAAAAGATAATCTGTACATGGAAACCCTGTACGATGAGCTGCAGGGCGATAGTCAGGATAAAAAAGTCCAAAAGCCTTATTTTCTGCTGATTTCGCAATAAAATCAGGAAAATTATCGGGAAAAATGCCAGTGAAGTAAGTTTGGTTACATGTCCGATGTAGAGGAAAACCACAAGCCCTGTCGACAGGGCAGTCGCAAGGGAAGTGAAAAGACTCACCATCGTATTTTTAGTGAGCATCCTCATCAGGAAATAAGTTGTTATCCCGAGAACTATAAGGTAGAAAGCCCAGCGGACGAAGTCATTTCCAAAAATTGCAGTAAATGATTCACGAACCGAGGTGAGGGCAACATATATCAGGTTAAACCATGTGTATCCCACTGACAAAGCATAGGCAGGCATACCCGTGAATATATATGGATTCCAAAGAGTAAAACCTTCCCTGTCTTTCTGCAGATAGGAAGTTGCACTCTCGGAGGCGATGATATCACCCGACTGAAATATCTTTCCCTGAAAAAAGAGAGGGGAAAGGAAGATCAGGAATATCACGACCACAAGTCCGATAACAGCCGCATTCAAGTATTTGGCGGGTACCTGTGAATCGAGATCGAAGCCTGTGATTTCTTTTTCTTTTTTTCGTAATTCTTTTACGGATTGTGTCTTTTTTGCCATTAAAACTCCGGTTGGGAAACTTTATTTCTTTTTAGTCGCAATGTAATTTATACCCGAGCCCTTTTCGTTATCCGATGAATAATCGGCATACATCATGAAAAGAACGGGCAGGAGGGTAAAAAGATAGTAGAACGGCAGAAGTATAAAAAATACTTTTGATGCATTCAGCATGATCATGGGATATTTGATACCGAGTCGCCAGGCTTTGTCGCCCCAGAAACCATAGGTGTATTTTGACTGATACAGTTCGAATCCCAGTGGTGACATTTTTTCAGTCAGTTCTTCCTTTGAATAGCCGTCTCTGGCGTGTTCTCCGATAAAACTTTCGTCATCGTCTTCGTGGACATCACTTCCGCCGTAGATGGAGGGGGAATTGATGAGAACGAAACCACCCGGCTTAAGGGCATTGTAGAAGTTTTTGAACACTGTGACATCATCGGCGATATGTTCCATTACATCCACGCAGACAATCAGGTCGAATTTTTCCTTATGCTCTATTTTGGTGAGGTCTTCAACTCCGAAAGAAACATTTTTCACTTCGGCACTCCTGAAGAATTGCCGGCAGTCTTCCATCCACTCTTCTTTCACATCAACAGAGTATATGTTGCAGGGGGTCATGTTTTTCGACATAAACCAGGTGTACTGGCCGAAGCCGCTTCCGGCATCGTAGATGTTTAATTGTTTGCTTCCTGCGGCGTCACGAAGCTTTTTAAGTTCTCTTCTTACATACCAGGAACGGAGGAACATAAGGTCGAGAGTCTTGTAGAACAAGACTCTCGTGAAAGGGATTTTTTTGATTACGGCTGCGAATACATTTTTAACAGGATCGTAGTGCATGATTCTTAACCGCGAACATTTGAATCTTTGACCGAATATTCCTTCTCTGTCTGGAAGTTGTGTACCATCATTTCACCCAGAAGCCCGGTTGTGAAGAACTGCACACCAACGATCATGAGAAGCATACCGAGCTGCAGCAACGGTCTGTTGCTCAATGACTGATTTTCGAACAGCCATTCATATGAAAGGTAGCCGTTTATCACAAAACCGAACATAAAAGCGAGTGCTCCGAAGAATCCAAAAAGATGCATCGGGCGTTTAATGTACCGTGTGATAAAAGTGACCGTGATCAGATCCACAAATCCTTTGAAGAATCTTGAAGCGCCGAATTTGGTGACGCCGAATTTTCTCGGACTGTGTTTTACGGGGAGTTCGGTTACGGTGAAGCCTTTCCATTTTGCAAGGATTGGAATGTAACGGTGCATCTCGCCGTAAATATTGAGGTTATCGACTACAGTTTTTTTGTAGGCTTTAAGACCGCAGTTGAAGTCATGGATTTTTATTCCACTCATTTTTGCAGTCACAAAGTTGAAGAGCCGTGAAGTGTACTTCTTGATAAACGGATCGTGTCTCTTCTTTTTCCATCCGGAGACCATGTCGTGGCCCTCTTCAAGTTTTTTGAGGAGGTTCGGAATCTCGTGCGGATCATCCTGAAGGTCGGCATCCATTGTGATGACAACATCGCCTTTGGCAGCTCTAAAGCCAACATTGAGAGCGGCGGATTTGCCAAAATTCTGCTGGAAGCTGATATACTTGAATCTCTGATCAGTCCTGCAGATATCTTTGATGATTCTGAGTGACTTGTCAGTCGAACCGTCATCAACAAAAATCACTTCGCCCGGAATAGGCAGATCTCTGAACACAGCTTTCAACTCGTTTGCCAGATGTATGAGTGACTCGTCCTCGTTATAAAGGGGGATGACCACAGAAATTTTGGTAAATGTGGTTCTCATTCTCGATTTCTGAGGTGGTTGAATCTGTTGTTGCTGCCCGGTTCTGTAGGGTTCCCTGGGATTTCTGCGGTTCATGGTTCTGTCGCGATCCCTGTTATCCTGTCTGACGACTGGTTCTCTTTCCCTCGGTTCCTGACGGACGGGTTGCTCTTTTTCCTTGTTGTCCTGTCTGACAGCCGGTTCGCGTTCAACTCTTTCTGCTCTAACCACGGGCTCCCGTTCGACTCTTTCCTGTTTCTGGACGGGTTGTTCCTTATCTTTGTTGTCCTGACGAACCACAGGTTCTCTGTCCCTGTTGTCTCTTCTCTCGGGCTGTCTGCGTTCGCGGTTATTAACCGGCTCTTTTTTCTCGGGAGTTTCCTTTACAGTAACGGAGGTTTCGATTTCAATCGGAGTTTTTACCAGTCCTTTGTCAACCTTCAGTTTCACAATGGTTGGATCAGGTACCACTTCTTTCTTTTCGAGTGGCTGCCGTGGCTGGTTGCGCTGAGGATTTCTCAGATTGTCGCGGTTATTTCCGATGCGATTCCTGTTATCCTGTCTCCGGTCGTTCCTCTGAACGGGTGCAGCTTTTGGTTCCTCATCAGAATTTTCCACTTCAGATGCAACGGGTGCAACGGGTGCCACTGACTCTTTGTTTTCGAGAGCCTTCTCAACTTTATCGAGCTCCTCCTGGAAGGGGAATTCATTTCCCAATGGAGATGGAGCTTCCTGAGCAGCCGGTGTTTCAACATAAGCCGTGCCACGCATTACAGCGTGTTTTTCAACTTCCGGTTTTGGAACAATTACAGGTTCATTTTCAATCGCTGTTACAGAAGCATCCTTTGAATCTGAATTCGAATCAATCTTTGGTTGTGCTTCGGGTTTTGGAGTTTCAGAAACCTCTGCGGGTGCTTCGTTATTCCCGACCACCTTTGTCTCGCGGATTTCCTCCTGCTTCGGTGTGGTTTTCACCGGTAGAGGATCGCTCTCGGTGCGGGGTTTTATTCTGTAAACATGACTGTTTTCTTCCTGCAGAATCACTTTTTCAGATGAAACAATTACCGGAATCTCTTTGGGAGCCGGAGTTTCTGATTTTCCTGATTCAATTACCTCTTTTTGACTTCTTTTGTTGAGCTCTGCTCCAATATTATCTTCGCCCTTAACTTCACTCTTAATATTTTCTTCCCCACTGACAGTTGAAACCTTTTCCTCTGTTTTCTGCTCTTTGGCAGCTTCAGGTTTCTGTTCGTTCAGCAATTCATTCTTTTGTTCTTCTTTTTCCTTTTCCACGAACTATCTGTGTCCTATGTTATTACTACAATATGTCTTGATGTAAAATAAAAATTATTCAACCTATCAATTTACGAAATAAAGAGTTAGTGATGAAAGGGAAAATAGGCGCTATGGGAAATGTAAAAAAAAAGCTGCCCTTTTGGTGAGGCAGCTTTTTGACTTAAAGGGATGTTTTTTCAACAGTTTAGTTGATATTTTGGATCGTAACTCCGATTCTTGTCCACTGGTTTCCATTATATCCACCGTAATAGATACGGTATTGGGTATCGGTTTTAATGAAGACCGGATAATCGATCGACGATTTCGCCCAGCCTGCTGAAGTTCTCAGGTTATCAAAAACGGGTTTAGTGTTTTTTGTCCAGTTGATTCCGTTTACTGATTTGGCCATGCCAAAATAGGTGTTGTTACCCTGTTTTGCAGAGTAAACCATTTTTAGTGTATCACCTTCGACAATAACAGAACCCGTAGAGTTCATTGAACCTTCCCAGGCTAATGTTGGGGAAAGTACCGGATTTGAAGGGCTTTTCACGAAATCCACACCATTTTCAGAAGTGGCGACACCAATTTTATACTGTGGATAGCTTCTGCCTGTAAAGTAAAGGAGGAACTGATTCCCCTTTTTTACCACAGATGAAGGGATGATCTGGAATTCCCATCCTGAACCGGCTCTTAGTATAGGCTCTTCCCGTTTTGTCCAGTTTGTGCCGTCAGTAGAGGTTGCAAGGCCAATATGCCAGGGTCCATTTTGGGAATTGAATCCTTGATAATAGAGATAATAGATTCCGTTGGACTTTATTATCGATCCCGCGGTAATGCATTGACCGTCCCAACTGTTGGGTTGACCGGGATAAATCAAAGGATAATTGAATGGTCGTGTCCAGCTCAGTCCGTCATTTGATTCGGCGTAGGAAATTGCACCTCTTGCTCCGTAAGTCAGCGAAGTATAGTACATTCTGTATTTACCGCCATCGTAAATGATGTTTGGATTGCGGATATCCACATCCCAGCCCGAATCCAGTGGTGTGAGAACGGGATTGTTAATGTAGTCTTTGAACGGCAGGGTACTTACCGGAGTGGTACCCCAGTTTACTGTTATCCTGATACTTCCAAGACTGCCTGAAACGGGGTTAAGAGTCAGATTTACCTGGGAAATGAAATTTGCCTGCACCAGCACCTGAGTTTCGCCCGTGTAAACAACGACATTGCTGTTGTTATAGGCGTCAACTTTTAAATTCCAGTTACCTTCGGGAACTCCCTCCACCATAAGTTCAGCAGTTGTATCGGTAAGCAGATTCATCTGTCCGTTAATTGGATCAAATCCGCTTCGTGTTAACTTCATAGTGATCAAAGCCACCCCTGCCGGGGCATTTTCTTTGGATACTTTGAAGAATAATTTGCCCTCTCCTGAACTTGACACAGGCAATTCGGGCTGTGTACTGCAGGAGGAAATGATTAAAGCCAATATCAAAATAAAGGGATATATTCGCCTCATTTCGCATGCCTTTCAATAATTTAGATTTCCAACTGAATAATACGAATAATTTACAGAAAAAAAAATTTGAAAAATTTATTCAACTTTCCGGAAAAAAGGGAATTTTCCCACTCTATCATATTGAGAGAAGGAAAATATGAATTTACACAAAAACGGGTCGTATCCCTCCGCAACATCTCCTGTTCCAACTACAAAAACGGTAACTAAATACCAAGGAATAACTATATGAACGAAAAAAGCACATACCCGATTGAAGACAGGCAGGAAGTCCCGATTGACCTCCCCGGTAATCTTCCGGCACTTGAAACCGGGTCAAATAATGTCTGTAATACTTTTGATGAAGATGAAGAGTTAATAATATTATCTGAAGAAAGCAAAACCCAGCTTAGCGGTGGCCAGTATGAGAGGTTTGCCTTTTACAGTATGCTGGAGGTGCTTTACAAACTTTATACCGGCAAAATTACGGACAGTAATCTAAAGGTTACAAAAATGTTGAAAATGGGAGTGGGGAGTAAATTTGCAGATCGTCCCAACTTTTTTTTCCTTCGGGGAATGAGAATGTACCATACAAAAGATGAGCAGATTTTGGTATCCTTCAACTTTAAAGGTTTCGATTATGAGTTTCTTTTCTCACTTGATATCGATGAGGCTCAAAATCCGGTATTGATCAGGCATATTGTTTACAAGACCTGTATGTCGCAAAACGGGGAGTACCCTGACTCCGTATCAGATTATATTTTCGATCTTGCAATGGAAAACTCGTCGATGAAAAACAGGCTGTTCCTCTTTGAGGGTAAAAAATCGCATGAACCCGAAGAGATTTTTTTCGAGCTTTTTAGCTCGTTGAAGCCTGAAGATATCAAGCCGAACGATCTCTTCCTCCCGGAGTCGAAAAGGGAAGAGATGGAAAGATTTATTTATGCGGTTAAAAACTTTGAGCGGGATCGTATTAATCTAAGATACCTGCTGAATGGACCTCCGGGGACAGGAAAGACCCAGTTGATGAAAATGGTTGCGTCGCAGTTGAGCGGGTATGCAACTGTGATACTGGCTCGAAACTGTGAGCAATACCTGAATAAACTGTTTAACTTTGGGAAGGTATTTGAACCTTGTCTGCTGATAATAGATGATATCGACCTGATAGTCGGCAACAGGCAGAGGGGAGATGCAAAGAACCTTGGGTTTTTCCTCCAGCAACTGGATGGATATTTGCCGGGCTCTCTGTTTATTATTGCGACCACAAACGACAAAAGCCTGGTGGACATGGCTGCGTCGAGACCGGGACGGTTTGACCTTATTATCGATGTCGGTGAGCTTGAGCCTGAAAATTACCTTGCTCTGGTAAAAAGAGAGACAGATGATGAAGAGATACTCCTGTTTTTTGATGATGAGATACTCGCTGAGATGCGGAAAAGGAAAGTTACAGGTGCGTTTATTGTGAGTCTGATAAAACAGTTTTTGAGCAGAAAAAAGATGGCGGGCACCATATCGGTTGACGAGATGAACACCATGTTTAAAATGCAACACCGCGGTTTTTACTCGACTAATGTTGACGGGGCGCCCGAGACATTCGGCTTTAATTTTTAGTTGTTAAACGAAGTGGAGGGGGTGTGCTTGCTCTCCGGCACTCCCTCCTTCTTTCTCTCCCATGTTCAACCAAGCGACTCCTCTGACAGTCACTCAAATATGAATTTATATTCTTCACATTAATGGTTATTTTGCACGGCTATTTTATAAAAATCACGGCTAAATGCGAAAAATACTTTTATTGATATCTCTTCTCCCTTTTCTCCTTGCGGCACAACCCCAAAAGGAGGTGAAGAAGACTCTCTACCCGAACGGCAAAATACAAACTGAAGGCGAGTACCTTAACGGAAAACTTGACGGTTATTTTCATGAGTTTTATCCAACTGGAGTACTTTGGAAGGAATGGGTATTTAGGGACGGAGTTGAGGAAGGGAAGTCGAACTGGTACTTCGAAAACGGCGTTCTGAACCGCACCTGGAACTATGTAAACGGAAAAAGGGAAGGCGAGGGGCTTTGGTATTACGAAACTGGTGAACTTTGGGCAAGGGAGAATTATCAGAACGATAAAGTGGAAGGCCTTGTTCTCACTTATTACAAGTCAGGTAAGCTTCAGGGAGAGTGGTATTACAGAGACGGGAAACTCGAAGGGGTTTCGACTGTATATTATGAGAGCGGTAAAAAGGAAGTGGTGCGACCCTTCGTAAACGGACTGCAGGAAGGGAAGACCATCGTCTATTTCGAGGGGGGGCAAATGTCTGCAATGGCAGATTACAAGTTTGGTAAAAAGCACGGGTATGCATACTACTATGATATTACGGGGAAACTCAGGGTTCGCGAGCTTTATGAGGCAGACCTTCTCGTTTCAAGAATCAGGTACGACAAAGACGGAAAATTTTCGGAAGAGGAACGGGTTGAAAGAAATTTCTATCCAAACGGGGTCATGCAGGACGAAGTCCCGCTTAAAAACGGATTCCGGGAAGGGAAATTCCGGTCATACTACCTTAGCGGGTTCCTGAGGGAGGAAAATACCTATTTGCGGGGAGAACTCACCGGATGGATATACAAGTATCACGAGAACGGGGTACTGCAGGAGGAGGCTGAACTCTTCAACGGGAAGATCACCGGGTCAGTCAAGAATTTTTACAAGTCGGGGGCACTTCTCTCTGATGCCGTTTACGCCAACGGTGAAAAAAACGGAATTATGCTCGTCTATGATGAAGACGGTTCTCTTAGGTACAGAGCTACATATATTGATGACAAACTTAATGGCGAATACAAGGGATTCCACAAAAACGGACTTACCCGCGTAATTGAAAACTATTTTGACGGAGTGCTTAGCGGCAGACAGCTTTCGTATCTTGAAGACGGGGTTCTCTGGCGGGAGGCATTTTACAAGGACGGGAAACTTGAGGGCTCCCTTAAGGAATTTTATCCTGAAGGGATGGTAAAGAAAGAGGAGTTTTATGAGGGCGGTATTCTCAAGACAGCCCGGGAATACGATTCAAAAGGCAATTTAACTTACATATTTGGATATTAAATGAAGAGATATTTTATTTTTTTATTGTTAATTTCACTTCCTGTTTTCGCACAGGATGGAGAGAAGATTTCGAGATATTCCGATGGTATTCCAAAAGAAATTGCGAATTATTCGAATGGCAAATTGGACGGGATTGCAAGAAAATACTACCCGACGGGGGTTCTTGCATCGGTGATGACCTGGAAAAACGGCACCCTCGAAGGACCGGCTTTCAACTATGATTCTTCAGGTATATTAAAGGAATCTTTCATTTATTCGAATAACAAACTGAATGGCAAATTCTCCACATTTTATGCAGACGGCAGAATCCGGGAAGAAGGCACATACACTGATGGTGTTTTTTCGGGAGGTTATCTCTCATTTCATCCCAATGGCAGGATAAAATCCGTTTCAAATTTTGTTTACGGTAAACTCGATGGCATTTCGTCCGAGTATTATGATACAGGAGTTCTGAAGGGTGAGTTGCTTTACACAAATGGTGTGCGGGAAGGGATTACAAAATGGTATTATGAGACAGGGGAATTGCAGGGTGAATACCCTTACAGTGGAAGCAAAATACACGGTCTGGTGAAGGAGTATTATCCTTCCGGTAAGAAGAAAGCAGAAAAAAACTACATTGGAAGCAAGGCTGAGGGGGTACATGTTACATGGTTTGAGAACGGGAATAAACTGAGTGAGATATCATTCAAAAACAGCCTGAAGGAAGGTCCCGCAAAAACATGGTATGAATCGGGAAAGCTTTGGACCGAACAGTCGTGGGTAAATAACCGTCTTCATGGAGAATCGAAAATATATCGTGAAAACGGTTCCCTGTGGTCGGTTGATTCGTATGAAAAAGGTATTTTGAAGAATACTAAAGAGTATGACGAAGCCGGAAAACTTGTTTCCGAAAAATCTTATTAGTTTGTTATATAAATCTTTACCCCTGAGAATGAAATTTTGAGAAGGAGAAAGAGTTGAACTCAAGCAAGTTTAATGTCGGTCTTTTACAGTTAAAAATTGGTGAGGACCTCGAAAATAATGTAAAAAATGCTGTTGAGGCTGTAAGGGAAGCAGCAACCAAAGGGGCAAATGTGATCTGTCTGCCTGAAATCTACAGATCGCAATACTTCTGCCAGAAGGAAGATATAGACCTTTATGATCTTGCGGAGACAATTCCGGGGATTTCAACCGAAGTATTTACAAAGCTTGCCAAAGAGACGGGCACTTATATTGTCGTTCCGGTATTCGAAAAGAGGTCTGCAGGGGTATACCACAACAGTCTGGTTTTTATCGACGATGATGGTGAAGTGCAAGGGATTTATCGTAAGATGCACATCCCCGATGATCCTGCTTATTATGAGAAATTTTACTTTACACCCGGGGATCTTGGATTTAAAGCTTTTAAAACAAAATACGGCAAGGTTGGCACTTTGATATGCTGGGATCAGTGGTTCCCCGAAGGAGCAAGGCTCACTTCGATGCTAGGGGCGTCAATCCTTTTTTATCCAACTGCAATTGGCTGGCACCCGTATGAAATAGAAGAGCACGGAAAGCAACAGCGAGATGCCTGGATGACAGTGCAGCGGGGACATGCCATTGCAAATGGAATTTATGTGGCTGCTGTGAACCGTGTTGGATTTGAACAGCCCGTTCCGGAACAGCCCGGGATACAATTCTGGGGGTCATCTTTCCTGGCTGATCCGCAGGGAGTCATAATTGCAGAAGCTCCTGTCGACAAGGAAGCGGTTTTGGTGGCTGAGATTGATCTTGAAAGGATCGAATACATCAGAAGAAACTGGCCCTTTTTCCGTGACAGAAGAACAGATGCATACGGTGACATAACCAAAAAATTTCTTGAGAATTGAATAACCATCCCTTATCAAAAAGGCATAAACGATGACAAAGAATAAACCAGAATACCTGATGCCGGCGGAATTCGAAAAACATTCCGCAACCATTCTCGGCTGGCCCTTCAACAGGGAAGACTGGCCCGGGAAGTTCGAGCCAATTCCATGGGTTTATACAGAGATAGTCAAAAAGTTGATGCCTCATGAAACTGTGGTTTTGCTCTACACTTCAGATTCACAACTTGCTTCCATCAAGGACAAACTTAAGATGGCTGAAGTTGATGATGAGGCAATTGTATTCATCAAAACCCAAATGGACAGAAACTGGACCCGTGATTCCATGGGAACATTTGTAAAAAAAGAGGGGAGTGTATATGCCTTCGATTTTGTTTTTAATGCATGGGCTAAATACGACAATTACAAAAAGGACGCCCGTTCGTCGAAAAAAGTACTCGATTCACTGGCGATTCCCTGGGAAGTCCCCGTCTATAATGATACGCCAATAGTGCTTGAGGGGGGTGCGATTGACACAAACGGGAAGGGTACACTTCTTACAACTGAAGAATGTCTGCTTGATCCCGTAGTTCAAACACGCAACCCGGGTTTTACCAAATATGATTATGAATTCGCTTTCAGAAAATATCTTGGGATTACAAATGTTATCTGGCTTGGAAACGGAATAGCAGGTGATGACACCCATGGACATGTCGATGACCTTTGCAGATTTGTTAATCCAACCACTGTGGTCCTGTGTGAAGAAAAAAACCGGAAGGATGACAATTACAAGCTTTTGAAGGAAAACAAGGAGAGACTTCAGTCGGCAGTTCTTGAAAACGGTTCGAAACTTGAAGTTGTTTCTCTTCCGATGCCGGAACCGGTAATTTTCGACGGACTCAGGCTTCCCGCCAGTTACGCCAATTTTTATATTGCAAATGGTATTGTACTCGTTCCGACCTTTAACGATCCTAACGACAGGATTGCCCTCGGAATTCTTGCTGAGCTTTTCCCCAACCGCAAAGTCGTCGGAATCAGCGCTGTTGATCTTGTTTGGGGTCTCGGCACCCTTCACTGCCTAACTCACGAAATTCCTTTTGGTAAAAATCTGGATTTGTAGCAGATTGGGAATGCATTACTAATATTTCGGCAAAAATTAGTATTGCATTCCCGGTTTTTCGGCAAAAATTAGTATTGCATTCCTAAGATTAATAATTTTCTATGGCATCGAAGCTCCGGTATGTCGAAATGTGTACCCGGGTTAAAACCCAGGGCTATTGGTTTTCAGCCTTCATCCTTCGCAATTCATTGCCCCGGGTTAAAACCCAGGGCTATTGGTTTTCAGCCTTCATCCTTCTCTATTCAGCCTTCGCAATTCAGCCCTCAATTAAAAACCATTTATATAACTGAATTACCATTCATAAATAAATTTTGCAAAATGCCCGTTAAACTATTGCAAGAGGTATTTATACTGATTATATTTGAATAGTGATTCATAAATTTTCTGTATTCGGGAGAAACAATGAGAGTAAAAGAAGGAAACAAGGAGAAAGACATCCTTGAAGCCGCTATCAAGGTCTTTGCAAAAGAGGGATATCACGGTGCGAAAATGGCAAAAATTGCTGAAGTCGCAAGTGTATCCATCGGTACGCTATATCTGTATTATGTGAATAAAGAGGATCTTCTTTTTAAGGTTTTTGAGACCCTGTGGAAAAAACTTTATCAGGAAGTTGAAGTGCTTGCAAACAGACAGGATCTTACAGTAAACGACAAGCTTGATTATTTGATAGACCTCTTTTTCGATAATTTTTCGAACAATCCTGACCTCGCAATGGTATTCGTCCACGAACAACACCATGTGATGAGAAATGCTGAAACTGAGGTGATGTATTATCACGATTTCATGTCTAAGGCCGAACTCATAATTCAGGACGGGATCAAGAACAAGAGCATCAATCCCAACCTTAATGTGAAAGTACTCAGGTTCTACATTCTTGGCGGAATCAGACTGTTGCTCGAGATCTGGGCAAGAGAACCCAGAATTGTCCCTCTGAGTGCTATCAGAATAAATGTGAAAACCTTCATTAAAAAGGGTATCCAAAACTAATAATTGAAATAAAGAAGTGCAGTGCACTTCTGTTGTCAAAAAATGAATAATGATTCATGTATTATTATAAAGTAGTGAAAAAAGAAATGTATATAAAAAGATCAATGCAGACACTTCTGCTTTCCCTGGTTTTGATTTTTAGTGCCCGTTCGCAGGAGTCGGCACAAAAGATCGACCTTCCCATGGCAATTTCAACTGCAATAAAATATCATCCGCTGATAAAACAGATGGAGACAGCACTTCTGCAAAGAGAGAACGGTAAAACCGAAGCTTTTGGAAATTACCTTCCCAAAATAAATCTCGGGTATTCATTCACACATCTAAACGACCCGATTGCCATCGACCTGAATCCCATCAGGGAGGCGATGATTACACTTCAGTCGAAAAATCAGGCGGAATTTGCCAATATTTATTCGATTCTCGGTGGTCAGGCTCCTTTGACTGATGCACAAAAGCTGGCATTGAGCCAAAAATATGCCGGTCAGTTGAACTCGTTGCTTCCTGAATTTAAGAGCACTCTGAAAAAGCAGGACTACTGGACAGCAACAATCACCGGAGTTCAACCTCTTTTCACAGGTGGAAAGATAATCGCAGCCAATAACGCTGCCGAACTCGAATATCAGGTGGCAGAGCTGGAACTGAAGAGGGTCAAAAATGAGATTACTTCCGAGGTTACGACAAACTGGCTGAATGTGGTTTTTCTTTCCGATCTCGTGAAGGTCAGGCGTGATATCCTCGCAGGAATGCAAAAACATGAAGCCCGGGCGAAGAAAATGCTCGCCGAGGGTCTGATTGCTAACTATAATTATTTGAGGGCGAAAGTAGCCGTTTCGGATGCGGAAAGAAACCTCTTCGATGATACAAAGAAGCTTGAACTTGCAATGCTTGCTCTGAAAAATTCAATGGCGATCGGCGAAAACAGTGAGATAATTGTCGCTGACAGTCTGATCTTTAAGGGTTTACAGGGAGAGGCTGAATATTTTCATCTTCTTGCAAAACAAAACAATACAATCCTGAAAATGATTGACTTGAAGAAAAAGCTTTCTGAAGAGAAGATTGCTTTGGAGAGGTCGAAGTTTA
This genomic interval carries:
- a CDS encoding class I SAM-dependent methyltransferase, which encodes MHYDPVKNVFAAVIKKIPFTRVLFYKTLDLMFLRSWYVRRELKKLRDAAGSKQLNIYDAGSGFGQYTWFMSKNMTPCNIYSVDVKEEWMEDCRQFFRSAEVKNVSFGVEDLTKIEHKEKFDLIVCVDVMEHIADDVTVFKNFYNALKPGGFVLINSPSIYGGSDVHEDDDESFIGEHARDGYSKEELTEKMSPLGFELYQSKYTYGFWGDKAWRLGIKYPMIMLNASKVFFILLPFYYLFTLLPVLFMMYADYSSDNEKGSGINYIATKKK
- a CDS encoding glycosyltransferase family 2 protein; this translates as MNRRNPREPYRTGQQQQIQPPQKSRMRTTFTKISVVIPLYNEDESLIHLANELKAVFRDLPIPGEVIFVDDGSTDKSLRIIKDICRTDQRFKYISFQQNFGKSAALNVGFRAAKGDVVITMDADLQDDPHEIPNLLKKLEEGHDMVSGWKKKRHDPFIKKYTSRLFNFVTAKMSGIKIHDFNCGLKAYKKTVVDNLNIYGEMHRYIPILAKWKGFTVTELPVKHSPRKFGVTKFGASRFFKGFVDLITVTFITRYIKRPMHLFGFFGALAFMFGFVINGYLSYEWLFENQSLSNRPLLQLGMLLMIVGVQFFTTGLLGEMMVHNFQTEKEYSVKDSNVRG
- a CDS encoding family 43 glycosylhydrolase — protein: MKLTRSGFDPINGQMNLLTDTTAELMVEGVPEGNWNLKVDAYNNSNVVVYTGETQVLVQANFISQVNLTLNPVSGSLGSIRITVNWGTTPVSTLPFKDYINNPVLTPLDSGWDVDIRNPNIIYDGGKYRMYYTSLTYGARGAISYAESNDGLSWTRPFNYPLIYPGQPNSWDGQCITAGSIIKSNGIYYLYYQGFNSQNGPWHIGLATSTDGTNWTKREEPILRAGSGWEFQIIPSSVVKKGNQFLLYFTGRSYPQYKIGVATSENGVDFVKSPSNPVLSPTLAWEGSMNSTGSVIVEGDTLKMVYSAKQGNNTYFGMAKSVNGINWTKNTKPVFDNLRTSAGWAKSSIDYPVFIKTDTQYRIYYGGYNGNQWTRIGVTIQNIN
- a CDS encoding AAA family ATPase, which codes for MNEKSTYPIEDRQEVPIDLPGNLPALETGSNNVCNTFDEDEELIILSEESKTQLSGGQYERFAFYSMLEVLYKLYTGKITDSNLKVTKMLKMGVGSKFADRPNFFFLRGMRMYHTKDEQILVSFNFKGFDYEFLFSLDIDEAQNPVLIRHIVYKTCMSQNGEYPDSVSDYIFDLAMENSSMKNRLFLFEGKKSHEPEEIFFELFSSLKPEDIKPNDLFLPESKREEMERFIYAVKNFERDRINLRYLLNGPPGTGKTQLMKMVASQLSGYATVILARNCEQYLNKLFNFGKVFEPCLLIIDDIDLIVGNRQRGDAKNLGFFLQQLDGYLPGSLFIIATTNDKSLVDMAASRPGRFDLIIDVGELEPENYLALVKRETDDEEILLFFDDEILAEMRKRKVTGAFIVSLIKQFLSRKKMAGTISVDEMNTMFKMQHRGFYSTNVDGAPETFGFNF
- a CDS encoding toxin-antitoxin system YwqK family antitoxin, whose product is MRKILLLISLLPFLLAAQPQKEVKKTLYPNGKIQTEGEYLNGKLDGYFHEFYPTGVLWKEWVFRDGVEEGKSNWYFENGVLNRTWNYVNGKREGEGLWYYETGELWARENYQNDKVEGLVLTYYKSGKLQGEWYYRDGKLEGVSTVYYESGKKEVVRPFVNGLQEGKTIVYFEGGQMSAMADYKFGKKHGYAYYYDITGKLRVRELYEADLLVSRIRYDKDGKFSEEERVERNFYPNGVMQDEVPLKNGFREGKFRSYYLSGFLREENTYLRGELTGWIYKYHENGVLQEEAELFNGKITGSVKNFYKSGALLSDAVYANGEKNGIMLVYDEDGSLRYRATYIDDKLNGEYKGFHKNGLTRVIENYFDGVLSGRQLSYLEDGVLWREAFYKDGKLEGSLKEFYPEGMVKKEEFYEGGILKTAREYDSKGNLTYIFGY
- a CDS encoding toxin-antitoxin system YwqK family antitoxin; translation: MKRYFIFLLLISLPVFAQDGEKISRYSDGIPKEIANYSNGKLDGIARKYYPTGVLASVMTWKNGTLEGPAFNYDSSGILKESFIYSNNKLNGKFSTFYADGRIREEGTYTDGVFSGGYLSFHPNGRIKSVSNFVYGKLDGISSEYYDTGVLKGELLYTNGVREGITKWYYETGELQGEYPYSGSKIHGLVKEYYPSGKKKAEKNYIGSKAEGVHVTWFENGNKLSEISFKNSLKEGPAKTWYESGKLWTEQSWVNNRLHGESKIYRENGSLWSVDSYEKGILKNTKEYDEAGKLVSEKSY